A single window of Priestia filamentosa DNA harbors:
- the nikB gene encoding nickel ABC transporter permease has product MIRFIAERVVQLVLVVFLMSTFTFLLLRLAPGDPARLMLTAHNVPASQEALDSVREELGLTNTLPVQYVHWITDVFTGQWGVSYMSKQPVLEEIVRRIPATFVLALGGLGVMLFMTFLFGMSTALRSQGIVNRFGKGLALVGSSLPSFWLGFLLIYICSVKYQLLPSMGRGSLENLVLPAITLGFGLGTVYARVFREHLLDVLQKPFVKAARARGQSELSLLTGEVLKHAILPIITMTGTSFAFMLGGSIIVETVFSWPGLGRYIIDAINMRDYPIIQGYVIFTTFLFVLIHILIDILCSFVDPRLRAN; this is encoded by the coding sequence ATGATTCGCTTTATCGCTGAACGCGTTGTACAGCTTGTTCTTGTTGTTTTTCTTATGTCAACCTTCACATTTTTATTGCTTAGGCTAGCCCCCGGAGATCCTGCACGCCTTATGTTAACAGCTCATAACGTGCCTGCATCACAAGAAGCGTTAGATAGCGTAAGAGAAGAGCTTGGCTTAACAAACACACTCCCCGTTCAATATGTGCATTGGATAACAGACGTATTTACAGGACAGTGGGGAGTGTCCTATATGTCAAAACAGCCTGTACTTGAAGAAATTGTGAGAAGAATTCCAGCCACATTTGTACTAGCCCTAGGCGGTTTAGGGGTTATGCTTTTTATGACTTTTCTTTTTGGAATGTCTACAGCCCTCCGTTCACAAGGAATAGTGAATCGTTTTGGGAAGGGCCTTGCGCTTGTTGGCTCATCTCTCCCATCATTTTGGCTAGGATTTTTACTCATATATATTTGTTCTGTAAAGTATCAGTTGCTTCCTTCAATGGGAAGGGGAAGCTTAGAAAATTTAGTACTGCCAGCTATTACACTCGGTTTTGGACTTGGAACAGTTTATGCCCGCGTATTCCGAGAGCATTTGCTTGATGTTTTACAAAAGCCTTTTGTGAAAGCAGCAAGAGCAAGAGGTCAGTCTGAGTTATCTCTTTTAACAGGTGAAGTATTGAAACATGCTATATTACCAATAATTACGATGACAGGGACGAGCTTTGCTTTTATGCTTGGCGGGAGTATCATTGTTGAAACAGTTTTTTCTTGGCCTGGACTAGGCCGTTACATCATTGATGCGATTAATATGAGAGACTATCCTATTATTCAAGGGTATGTTATTTTTACAACTTTTTTATTTGTGCTAATTCATATTTTAATAGATATATTGTGTAGTTTTGTTGACCCTCGGTTACGGGCCAACTAG
- a CDS encoding ABC transporter permease, protein MTHQFYNKYNRGMKGLSFLIVLLLVGLLAPLLAPHNPLDTNLSQRLHPPSSTYPFGTDHVGRCILSRILYGMRISVGGAFLIMVSTLLISLPIGLLAGYKSRKGTFFLRIMDGFLAVPDIVLTIAIVGVLGQGFINMMIAVVIVRWANYVRIVRSFVLNICEEDYIKGARMAGNTHFQVMIRYIIPPIFTPLAVFISLDMGKIVLLMAGLSFLGLGVQPPTPEWGVMLHDGASYFQSAPHVMLFPGLFVLLFVLACQLISEDLKKNSGER, encoded by the coding sequence ATGACACATCAGTTTTATAACAAATATAACCGAGGGATGAAAGGTTTAAGCTTTCTTATCGTTCTTTTACTTGTGGGCCTGTTAGCCCCTCTTTTAGCACCGCATAATCCTTTAGATACGAATTTGTCCCAGCGGTTACATCCGCCAAGTTCTACTTATCCATTTGGCACAGATCATGTTGGAAGATGCATACTGTCTCGTATTTTGTATGGCATGAGAATAAGTGTTGGAGGAGCTTTCCTCATTATGGTTAGTACGCTTCTTATTAGCCTTCCAATTGGTCTTTTAGCAGGATATAAAAGTAGAAAGGGTACCTTTTTTCTACGCATTATGGATGGTTTTCTAGCTGTGCCTGATATTGTTCTTACTATTGCTATTGTTGGTGTGCTAGGGCAAGGATTTATAAATATGATGATTGCGGTTGTAATTGTTCGGTGGGCAAACTATGTGCGCATTGTGCGTAGTTTTGTTTTAAATATTTGTGAGGAAGATTACATAAAAGGAGCAAGAATGGCTGGAAATACGCACTTTCAAGTGATGATAAGGTATATTATTCCACCTATTTTTACGCCACTTGCTGTTTTTATCTCTCTTGATATGGGCAAGATTGTGCTTTTAATGGCAGGGTTATCTTTTCTTGGATTGGGTGTACAACCACCGACGCCTGAGTGGGGAGTTATGCTTCATGATGGAGCTTCTTATTTTCAAAGTGCTCCACACGTTATGCTTTTTCCAGGGCTCTTTGTTTTACTTTTTGTATTGGCATGTCAGCTTATAAGCGAAGATTTAAAAAAGAATAGTGGTGAACGTTAA
- a CDS encoding ABC transporter ATP-binding protein gives MKNDALLQVENLEISTITKEKKVPLIKGASFHIHKGEIVALVGESGCGKSLTAHALVGLLEKNCEVTGGAIYYKNKRLDDRNKKDFQRIRGREVGLLIQESLNGLNPLHTVKKHIKRTLKKHRDIPKDKKHIYELLQSVGFKDPGYILSSYPFELSGGMRQRVLLSLMLSLKPSLLIADEPTTALDTINKEKVMQLLKKLQKQYGLTVLLISHDQESVARIADRVIRMKKGGKISVCS, from the coding sequence TTGAAAAATGACGCGTTGTTGCAGGTGGAAAATTTAGAAATCTCCACAATTACAAAGGAGAAGAAGGTCCCTCTCATAAAAGGAGCTTCATTTCATATTCACAAGGGAGAAATTGTTGCTTTAGTAGGAGAGAGCGGTTGTGGAAAAAGCCTAACAGCTCATGCCTTAGTTGGCCTGCTTGAAAAGAACTGTGAAGTGACAGGAGGAGCCATTTATTATAAAAATAAACGTTTGGATGACAGAAATAAAAAAGATTTTCAACGGATAAGGGGCCGTGAAGTCGGCTTGCTTATCCAGGAATCTTTGAATGGTTTAAACCCGCTTCACACTGTGAAAAAACATATAAAAAGAACGCTTAAAAAGCATAGAGATATACCAAAGGATAAAAAGCATATTTATGAGCTCTTACAAAGTGTTGGATTTAAAGATCCAGGCTATATTTTATCTTCCTATCCTTTTGAACTTAGCGGTGGTATGCGTCAGCGTGTTCTTCTCTCGTTGATGCTTAGTTTAAAACCATCTCTTCTTATTGCAGATGAACCAACAACAGCTCTTGACACCATCAATAAAGAAAAAGTAATGCAGTTGCTAAAAAAACTTCAAAAACAATATGGGTTAACTGTTTTGCTTATTTCTCATGATCAAGAGAGTGTGGCAAGAATTGCAGATCGAGTCATTAGAATGAAGAAAGGAGGGAAGATAAGCGTATGTTCTTAA
- a CDS encoding ABC transporter ATP-binding protein, whose translation MFLKLESVTKEYQIQRRFRSSSITAVDTVSLNIEKGERVGLVGESGSGKSTLAKLITKFESITKGEIFINGCSVHNRNLSELELYKKVQLVFQDSSFSLSPRMSVKALIEEPLRNFFKLNKEEREKKCFSLIQKVGLDETFLERYPGELSGGQKQRVCIARAIAVEPELIIFDESLASLDQPAQMSIINMLLSLQKEKGLAYLFITHDLASAKKLCEGIAVMYKGKLVEVVKDWKTEPFTHPYAKLLFS comes from the coding sequence ATGTTCTTAAAACTAGAGTCAGTTACAAAAGAATATCAAATACAAAGACGCTTTCGTTCCTCCTCTATAACCGCCGTGGATACGGTAAGTTTGAATATAGAAAAAGGAGAGCGGGTGGGATTAGTCGGTGAGAGTGGAAGTGGGAAAAGTACATTAGCAAAACTAATTACAAAATTTGAGAGCATTACAAAAGGTGAAATTTTTATAAATGGATGTTCTGTACATAATAGGAATTTGAGCGAGCTTGAGCTATATAAAAAAGTTCAGCTCGTTTTTCAAGACTCCTCTTTTTCCCTCTCTCCGCGGATGTCTGTTAAAGCTCTTATAGAAGAGCCGTTGCGAAATTTCTTTAAGTTGAATAAGGAAGAAAGAGAGAAGAAATGCTTTTCGTTGATTCAAAAAGTCGGTCTTGATGAAACATTCTTAGAAAGATATCCAGGAGAGCTAAGCGGAGGGCAGAAGCAGCGAGTATGTATTGCAAGGGCAATAGCTGTAGAGCCTGAGCTTATTATATTTGATGAAAGTCTCGCAAGCCTTGATCAACCGGCTCAAATGTCTATCATTAATATGCTTCTTAGTTTACAAAAAGAAAAAGGGTTAGCATACCTATTTATTACCCATGATTTAGCATCAGCAAAAAAGCTTTGTGAAGGGATTGCTGTAATGTACAAAGGGAAACTGGTTGAAGTAGTAAAAGACTGGAAAACCGAACCGTTTACACATCCTTATGCAAAACTCCTTTTTTCATAG
- a CDS encoding polysaccharide deacetylase family protein has translation MFIVELLFVAIILFFIYSILPTLFIRLSSLRIVKKGVGEKKISLTFDDGPHPQYTKNLLDLLKRHNVKATFFVVGEHALKHPHLLRRMVIEGHEIGIHHYKHKSGWFLTPGKLKKELKMCQEAIEHITGKEVRYYRPPWGHFNICTLALAKTYQIIMWSVILQDWKTEKGESTLSKRLIEGLCDGHIYLLHDNGSTFGAEEQAPRVMIEQLSLFLDEMHKRNFTCVSLQDLIVGKKHYRIGH, from the coding sequence TTGTTTATTGTAGAACTATTATTTGTTGCAATTATCTTGTTTTTTATTTACAGCATTTTGCCAACGCTTTTCATTCGTTTGTCTTCTCTTCGTATTGTGAAGAAAGGCGTAGGAGAAAAAAAGATTTCTCTCACTTTTGACGATGGTCCACATCCTCAATATACGAAGAACCTTCTTGATTTATTGAAAAGGCACAATGTAAAAGCAACTTTTTTTGTTGTAGGAGAGCATGCTTTAAAGCACCCGCACTTATTGAGAAGAATGGTTATTGAAGGCCATGAAATAGGGATTCATCACTACAAGCACAAAAGTGGATGGTTTTTAACACCCGGAAAATTGAAAAAGGAACTCAAAATGTGCCAAGAGGCGATCGAGCATATTACAGGAAAAGAAGTGAGATATTATAGACCGCCATGGGGCCATTTTAATATATGTACACTAGCATTAGCAAAAACATATCAAATTATTATGTGGTCTGTAATCTTACAAGATTGGAAAACCGAAAAGGGAGAAAGTACTCTCTCAAAACGCTTAATCGAAGGGCTTTGTGATGGTCATATTTATCTTTTACACGATAATGGTTCCACATTTGGAGCTGAAGAACAGGCTCCTCGTGTTATGATTGAGCAGCTTTCTTTGTTTTTAGATGAAATGCACAAAAGAAATTTCA